Proteins from one Deinococcus grandis genomic window:
- a CDS encoding tyrosine-type recombinase/integrase, with translation MLTLQLLDALLKLFDLLRLLADDLVEILFRQRGGHAAHPSECDDAVRLAGSLIRYHQELDAPTLEAYFAAHEWAASTQNRKQTAIERFCRWAIQHGKLEIDPTLHLERPTVPPPHPRGLRREDVERIFAVIPGQQARDALLFRLVFETGLRISEALNIHLDDLDLSKGDEHLTVLGKGGQRRTVLLDDPKLVNALRKYLRSLEYEHGPLFQAQKNGRGGPLRYHTDSD, from the coding sequence TGACGCTCCAACTGCTCGATGCGCTTCTGAAGCTGTTCGATCTGCTCCGCCTGCTTGCGGATGATCTCGTAGAGATCCTGTTCCGTCAGCGGGGTGGCCATGCGGCTCATCCTAGCGAATGTGACGATGCTGTCCGGCTCGCGGGGTCGCTAATCAGATACCATCAGGAACTGGATGCCCCGACGCTGGAAGCCTACTTTGCAGCCCACGAGTGGGCTGCTTCCACGCAGAACCGCAAACAGACCGCCATTGAACGCTTCTGCCGCTGGGCCATACAGCACGGGAAACTGGAAATTGACCCGACGCTGCATCTGGAACGGCCTACTGTGCCACCACCACATCCGCGAGGACTGCGCCGTGAAGATGTGGAGCGCATCTTTGCCGTGATTCCAGGGCAACAGGCCAGAGATGCGTTGCTGTTCCGCCTGGTGTTCGAGACGGGACTTCGCATCAGCGAAGCCCTGAACATCCATCTGGACGACCTCGACCTCAGCAAAGGCGACGAACATCTGACCGTGCTGGGCAAAGGGGGGCAGCGCCGGACGGTGCTGCTCGATGACCCTAAACTGGTCAATGCCCTGCGGAAGTATCTGCGCTCACTGGAGTACGAGCATGGGCCGCTGTTCCAGGCGCAAAAGAATGGGCGTGGTGGCCCGTTGCGCTATCATACGGATTCCGATTAA